Proteins co-encoded in one Montipora capricornis isolate CH-2021 chromosome 12, ASM3666992v2, whole genome shotgun sequence genomic window:
- the LOC138026334 gene encoding cell death regulator Aven-like, giving the protein MRPDEHKKKNRAEYKKKHGIPSKKAPPMEGKENFKEDYAAQDVEKVVSPETEEAEQVQFSRRKIQSNWDRYEEITEFSEEEDVSLSVKQRGEDYNVLLQRSANPASEFRFHSEKDWDQESHLSTSQDTASALNVDFAALATSLNSVPLHKRLNISADYLHLPPDLVLEFEERAKLYRPDQPCLTPTNERHIIGKPEVRPGNVSSPQINKQAERGFIKRSQEQFGSNTKELRNSQRSNKEVLKANPIRNGVQHSQVKPKSVEKIKTSLKDVCNAVTISPSTNGTAGKGLESVIVGNQDDELEFLLSLESAEPTRDNITATHTVSVNTSEVKPPLDFPSSSLKPRNNDNDLEDWLDSILD; this is encoded by the exons ATGAGACCAGACGAACACAAGAAAAAGAATCGAGCGGAATATAAGAAAAAACATGGTATTCCCAGCAAGAAGGCGCCTCCGATGGAAGGCaaggaaaattttaaggaaGACTACGCCGCCCAAGATGTGGAAAAAGTTGTTTCACCTGAAACTGAGGAG GCAGAACAAGTGCAGTTCTCAAGGAGAAAGATACAAAGTAATTGGGATAGATATGAAGAGATTACAG aatTTAGTGAGGAGGAAGATGTGTCTTTAAGTGTTAAGCAGAGGGGAGAAGATTACAATGTTCTTCTTCAAAGATCAG CTAACCCTGCATCAGAATTCCGCTTTCACTCGGAGAAGGACTGGGACCAAGAATCTCACTTAAGTACATCACAA GACACTGCTTCAGCTCTCAATGTTGATTTTGCTGCCCTAGCAACCTCATTAAACAGTGTTCCACTGCACAAACGTCTAAACATCTCAGCTGATTATTTGCACTTACCT CCAGATCTTGTTCTTGAATTTGAAGAAAGGGCAAAGCTATACAGACCAGACCAACCTTGTTTAACTCCCACCAATGAAAGACACATCATAGGGAAACCAGAAGTAAGACCTGGCAATGTCAGTTCACCACAGATTAACAAACAAGCGGAAAGAGGTTTCATTAAAAGAAGCCAAGAACAGTTTGGTAGCAATACAAAAGAGTTGAGGAACTCACAAAGAAGCAACAAGGAGGTGTTGAAAGCTAACCCAATCAGAAATGGTGTCCAACATTCCCAAGTGAAGCCAAAGAGTGTGGAGAAAATAAAGACATCATTGAAGGACGTGTGCAATGCTGTTACAATTTCTCCAAGCACAAATGGAACAGCAGGAAAAGGGCTGGAATCAGTTATTGTTGGCAATCAGGATGATGAACTTGAATTCCTGCTTTCTCTCGAATCAGCTGAACCTACCAGAGATAACATTACCGCTACTCATACTGTCAGTGTAAATACTTCAGAG